From the Phoenix dactylifera cultivar Barhee BC4 chromosome 10, palm_55x_up_171113_PBpolish2nd_filt_p, whole genome shotgun sequence genome, one window contains:
- the LOC103696893 gene encoding uncharacterized protein LOC103696893: protein MASSSSAITSLNVVPQDLSKLDRFDGNNYNRWKEKMEFILTTLKVKYVLENPCPIVPTENPTEEQLAVKRKWDEDNFFYRGNILNSLTDSLFDMYAPMKSAKEIWEVLETKYKTEDSGNKSYLVSSYFDFKMFDNMPILNQVHDLQLIVQQMKSEGIPVDEKLQVGAIIAKLPPSWKDYC from the coding sequence ATGGCTTCCTCAAGTTCAGCAATCACATCTTTGAATGTTGTACCACAAGACTTATCCAAACTGGATCGTTTTGATGGTAACAACTACAATAGATGGAAGGAGAAGATGGAATTTATTTTGACCACATTGAAGGTTAAATATGTTCTAGAGAACCCATGTCCTATAGTTCCTACAGAAAACCCCACAGAAGAGCAACTTGCAGTTAAAAGGAAATGGGATGAGGATAATTTCTTCTACCGTGGTAATATCCTCAATTCCCTCACTGATTCCTTGTTTGATATGTATGCACCAATGAAGTCTGCCAAGGAGATATGGGAGGTGTTGGAGACTAAGTACAAAACAGAGGATTCTGGCAACAAAAGCTACCTTGTAAGTAGTTATTTTGATTTCAAAATGTTTGACAATATGCCTATACTAAACCAAGTTCATGACTTACAACTTATTGTTCAACAAATGAAATCTGAGGGCATCCCTGTTGATGAAAAACTCCAAGTGGGTGCAATTATTGCCAAGTTACCACCAAGTTGGAAAGACTACTGCTAG